The sequence below is a genomic window from Theobroma cacao cultivar B97-61/B2 chromosome 6, Criollo_cocoa_genome_V2, whole genome shotgun sequence.
GGATTTTACCTTTGAGATATTAGTTCACACATAACAATTGTCCAATCTGTTGATTATTGGGTGAAATATTGCCAATGTGTGTAAAATACTTGGCAGAGACATAACTTGTCAGTATTTTGGCGTGTTTGCTTTCCTTCTGTCAGAATTTATTCTTCTGTCCCTCTTGAACTCAAAATTCTTGCTCAGAATCCACTTTTTTCCTCCAACAGCTGTGTCCTTGGTAAAATATCTCCCTGCTAcctcactttttttttaaattatttttaaaatataacatttcttattacttagttattattgttatttttaaatttttatttgcataattttagttattattgTTACTCATTAGTGTATATATGTGTTGCAGGAAGTGTATGAGCAACAAAAGGAGCTAATTTTACTTGGGGAGAGGCTTGTACTtgccactttgggttttgacCTCAATGTTCATCACCCATATAAGCCTCTTGTTGAAGCAATAAAGAAATTCAAGGTTGCACAGAATGCTCTTGCTCAAGTTGCATGGAATTTTGTTAATGATGGGTATGTGTAAGCGGTGTTTCTTCAAGTTTTTAATATGATCTCTTCCTTCTGTTCTCTTTTGACACACTGCAAAGCGGCTTGCAGGCTGAGGACGTCGCTCTGCCTGCAATTTAAGCCCCATCATATAGCAGCAGGTGCCATTTTCCTTGCTGCCAAGTTCCTCAAAGTGAAGCTTCCATCGGATGGTGAGAAAGTCTGGTGGCAAGAATTTGATGTCACCCCACGCCAGTTGGAGGGTAGGTGTCCTCTTCATTACTTTGTAATAAAGATTTTGTGGATACGATTGGACAGTTAAATGGCTTCCTGACACTGATATTGCTTGTGGTTGCTTGCTTATAGCATTTGTCAAATGTTGCTTCTCTTAAAATTGACTGACCAAATACAGGATTATAATTATCTGTTTGATGTAATTCCTTTGGTTTTGGTGGGCAGTCTGCTTATTGCCATGTTGAGTGAAATGCCCTGGATGTTACTCTGATAGCTTTGATGTCCTTTTGTGTCTTTTTTCATGTGGCTTTAGTTGGCTATTTTACTTAGTCACTGGTGTTTTTTTATCTTGCAGAGGTTAGCAATCAAATGCTGGAACTTTATGAGCAAAACAGAGTACCCCCATCTCAGGGTAGTGAAGTAGAAGGAAGTGCTGGTGGTGGAACATCTCATCGAGCCCCAGCAAAACATCCTTCTGGAAGTGAGGACAAACAAATATCATCACGGTCAGCTGCTGACCACTCATCTGCAGACAATCATGGGGTGCCATCAAGAACTGCACAAAATCAAAGTAATGATAATGGGAGTGGGGAGATGGGCAGCGTTATTACTGATCACAAGATGGATATGGAAACAAAGGATAATCAGCATCCTGAGCAATTGCCCCAGAAGGAGAACATGAGGGAAGTTTCAAATAAATCTAGGTCTGGAATGGAGCGAACTGGGGGAGAAGACCATGAAAGAACTGGTGGAAGAAATGAAATTGCAGAAACAGGTGAGTGGAGAGATGATGGAGCATCACGTAAGGCTAGCAGTGTGGTTGGGCGGAACTTGGACATGAGGGAAGGCCCCGTCGGCCAGTCCCCCAAAGAAGCTATTAAAATTGACAAAGATAAGCTGAAGGCTGCACTTGAGAAAAGGAGGAAGTCTCGTGGGGAAACAATGAAGAAAAAGGATGTAATGGATGAAGATGATCTCATTGAGAGGGAGCTAGAGGATGGGGTTGAATTGGCTGTCGAAGATGAGAAAATCAAGCGAGAACGCAGGCAGACCTGGTCTAGGAATGAGAATCTGGATCATGGAAAAGACCATGGGGAAATGGGAGAAGGGAACCACTTTGTTACAAAGGGGCAGTCATCTAGGGGATTTGAAGCAGAGGCTGCTGAAGAAGGAGAAATGCTGGATGATGCTTCTCCCATGGTGAACAGCCGAAAGAGAAAAGGTGGAAGCCCACCGGACAGACAGTTGGAAGGGAAGAAGCGGCACGAGTATATGTCAAGTTACAACCATGACAGCATAGAAGATGGGCAAAAGATGGGTCGGAGTAGTTATGCAGATAAAGAGCATAGAAGGCATGCACACGAGAATCATTTGTGAGGCAGTAACACGGTACCGTACGGGAGAGTGGGCGTGCATGATCTATCATATGAGCTTAGGGACACTAATGTCTGACCGTTGCTATTGATATTTGAACTTTGGTCACATAAATGGTCAGAATGATCCTTGGGAACTGAAACATTGCTGAAATGTACTTAAAttagtttgattttgattGCCTAGTATGGCGCATATCTTGGCTGTAACAGAATGTTAGAATGAGGATACATCAGTGGCCACAATGGCAGGGGCATCAAGAGAAAGTAAAAGAGGCagttaatttatttagttcatatataaaaaaaaaaaaaaattgagcgTAGACAATTTCTACTATATCTCTTCGTACTTGGTCCCCCAGCTCACATTCCTGCCTCCCCATTTTGTTTTCCTGGTCGGATATAAGATGAGTTATTTGGTCGCAATTGGAACTCCCGAAGATGCCCAGGCTAATTGTTATATCGTGTTTAACTTGGGTTGGATCACTGATTCCCTGGAATGACTGCTACCTGCCGATATACCTGTACATGATGTTGATCAACCCACGAAATTATGCATAAACTTTGGAACGGCTCTTTATCTTTCTGACTTGTCTGTTTGCACTTGGacttggttttctttttattgagTTGTGATTTGTGAAGGCGTTCATCTAAAGTAGCAATCAAATCCATAGGATGTAAATTGCCTTTGGTTGGGGATACAACTAGCAAATGATTCAGGCACTTATACCTGCTATGCTATATTAAAATTGATTCCCGATTGGGACTGTGGCAATCTGCAACTGAGACTCAAATGCTTGCCACGGGGccaattctttttgttttgaaattggtattattattattattattattattattattatttgtaattaaaaataagaaatttttttgtttcttagaTGAATaagatattaataaaaaaatataattccaaatagaacaaaataaagttttgaataattgaaaaaagattataataaaatttattaaatatattaaggtttcgaataattaaaagaatttagaACATATGTTATAAAGCAATTAATAGTTTTATATGAAGggatttgaattcaaattttcaaatgaaatagactgatcatcaaataaaaaatcaagtaattcatatttttctagTGAAAAATGAAGTCAGGGACAGTTTATATGCCAAGGACTAGAGCATATATAGCAATTTCCATGGttattaaactaaataaaaatggCTGCAATGCGAATGAAGTTGTGTCAGTGATGTTAGTGACGCGTGTAGAGATATCACAACAGTAGCTCGTGTAGAGCACAGGACCAGAGGACAAAGTCTCTTTATCCAAACTTTTGAGAAGATAGATATAGAGGGAATCTGAAGCTCACAACCAAACCC
It includes:
- the LOC18596363 gene encoding cyclin-T1-4 — its product is MAGMLPGDSSHHSTSESGPSRNSQEKQEEVGRWYFSRKEIEENSPSRRDGIDLKKETYLRKSYCTFLQDLGMRLKVPQVTIATAIIFCHRFFIRQSHAKNDRRTIATVCMFLAGKVEETPRPLKDVILVSYEIIHKKDPAAAQRIKQKEVYEQQKELILLGERLVLATLGFDLNVHHPYKPLVEAIKKFKVAQNALAQVAWNFVNDGLRTSLCLQFKPHHIAAGAIFLAAKFLKVKLPSDGEKVWWQEFDVTPRQLEEVSNQMLELYEQNRVPPSQGSEVEGSAGGGTSHRAPAKHPSGSEDKQISSRSAADHSSADNHGVPSRTAQNQSNDNGSGEMGSVITDHKMDMETKDNQHPEQLPQKENMREVSNKSRSGMERTGGEDHERTGGRNEIAETGEWRDDGASRKASSVVGRNLDMREGPVGQSPKEAIKIDKDKLKAALEKRRKSRGETMKKKDVMDEDDLIERELEDGVELAVEDEKIKRERRQTWSRNENLDHGKDHGEMGEGNHFVTKGQSSRGFEAEAAEEGEMLDDASPMVNSRKRKGGSPPDRQLEGKKRHEYMSSYNHDSIEDGQKMGRSSYADKEHRRHAHENHL